Proteins encoded in a region of the Mycobacterium branderi genome:
- the zapE gene encoding cell division protein ZapE, which produces MRLIATRRYSACMRRVGHLVDRHPSVSPERLIAQLTPPPTFAEVSFASYHPDPAEPSQAAAVEACQRFCEQAVERRAGRRKLFGKREVLPGVGLYLDGGFGVGKTHLLASAYRALTGHRKVFATFMELTQLAGVFGFAECIDLLADYTLVCIDEFELDDPGNTTLISRMLSQLVERGVSLAATSNTLPEQLGEGRFAAQDFLREIHTLASIFTVVRIDGPDYRHRDLPPAPEPPTDEEVAEWAARVDGATLDDFDALCAHLATMHPSRYLALIEGVTEVFLTGVHGIDDQNVALRLVALTDRLYDAGIPVTASGEKLDRIFSDEMLAGGFRKKYLRATSRLLALSATAREP; this is translated from the coding sequence ATGAGGTTGATTGCAACACGTCGCTACAGTGCCTGCATGCGTCGGGTGGGACATCTGGTGGATCGGCACCCGAGCGTCTCCCCGGAGCGACTGATCGCCCAGCTGACGCCGCCGCCGACATTCGCCGAGGTCAGCTTCGCGTCGTACCACCCCGACCCGGCGGAGCCCAGCCAGGCCGCCGCCGTCGAGGCCTGCCAACGGTTTTGCGAGCAGGCCGTCGAGCGCCGGGCGGGCCGCCGCAAACTGTTCGGCAAGCGCGAGGTGCTGCCCGGCGTGGGGCTATATCTCGACGGCGGTTTCGGGGTGGGCAAGACACATCTGCTGGCGTCTGCGTACCGCGCGCTCACCGGGCATCGCAAGGTGTTCGCGACGTTCATGGAGCTCACCCAGCTGGCCGGCGTGTTCGGTTTCGCCGAATGCATCGATCTGCTGGCCGATTACACGCTGGTGTGCATCGACGAGTTCGAACTCGACGACCCTGGCAACACCACGCTGATCTCGCGGATGCTTTCCCAACTGGTGGAGCGTGGTGTGTCGCTGGCCGCCACCTCGAACACGTTGCCCGAGCAGCTCGGCGAGGGCCGGTTTGCCGCCCAGGATTTTCTGCGCGAAATCCACACGTTGGCAAGTATTTTCACCGTGGTGCGGATCGACGGCCCAGACTACCGGCACCGCGATCTGCCGCCGGCGCCCGAACCGCCGACCGACGAAGAGGTTGCCGAGTGGGCCGCGCGAGTCGACGGCGCCACGCTCGACGACTTCGATGCGCTGTGCGCGCACCTGGCCACCATGCACCCGTCGCGCTACCTGGCGCTGATCGAGGGCGTGACAGAGGTTTTCCTCACCGGCGTGCACGGCATCGACGACCAGAACGTCGCGCTGCGACTGGTGGCCCTGACCGACCGGCTGTACGACGCGGGCATCCCGGTGACGGCGTCGGGGGAGAAGCTGGACCGCATCTTCAGCGACGAAATGCTTGCCGGCGGATTTCGCAAGAAGTACCTGCGGGCCACGTCGCGGCTGCTGGCGCTGAGTGCTACAGCTCGCGAACCATGA
- a CDS encoding pyrimidine reductase family protein: protein MGLTLLGSTRRVDDGELSELYAYPGGRTWVRANFIASLDGGATVAGTTGQLGGPTDRALFHLLRELADVILVGAGTVRIESYSGARPSVTQRQHRQARGQSEVPPLAIVTKSGRLDRELQVFTRTEVPPLVLTCTAAAAETQGRLAGLAEVVDCSRDDPGRVDEGAVLAALTDRGLHRVLTEGGPMLFSSFVEHGLLDELCLTIAPCVVGGQARRIATGPGQVQTSMRCAHVLSDDDGYLYTRYVKS from the coding sequence ATGGGCCTCACCCTGCTCGGGTCAACGCGCCGAGTCGACGACGGCGAACTGTCCGAGCTCTACGCCTATCCCGGCGGGCGGACGTGGGTGCGGGCCAATTTCATCGCCAGCCTCGACGGCGGCGCCACCGTCGCCGGCACCACCGGCCAGCTCGGCGGTCCCACCGATCGGGCGTTGTTTCACCTGCTGCGCGAACTCGCCGACGTCATCCTGGTGGGCGCGGGAACGGTTCGCATCGAGAGCTACTCCGGCGCACGCCCGAGCGTCACCCAGCGGCAGCATCGGCAGGCCCGCGGCCAAAGCGAAGTCCCGCCGCTGGCGATCGTCACCAAATCGGGTCGCCTGGACCGCGAATTGCAGGTGTTCACCCGAACCGAGGTGCCCCCGCTGGTGCTGACCTGCACGGCGGCCGCCGCGGAGACACAGGGTCGGCTTGCCGGGCTTGCCGAGGTCGTCGACTGCTCGCGTGACGACCCGGGCCGCGTCGACGAGGGTGCCGTGCTGGCGGCGCTGACCGACCGCGGCCTGCATCGGGTGCTGACCGAGGGCGGCCCGATGTTGTTCAGCTCATTCGTCGAGCACGGCCTGCTCGACGAGCTGTGTCTGACGATCGCGCCGTGCGTGGTCGGCGGTCAGGCCCGCCGGATCGCGACCGGGCCGGGTCAGGTGCAGACGTCGATGCGCTGCGCGCACGTCCTGTCCGACGACGACGGGTACTTGTACACGCGCTATGTCAAGAGCTGA
- a CDS encoding alpha/beta fold hydrolase, producing MSRHTLLAAALVAATTLVSGCVPGLAANPRFATNSGAHPQGKAMTTRPSGGPPPIAAPKNDLSWHDCTSRVFGDAAVPAAPGVKLDCANYDADLDPVNGSAGTLTIGVVRARSVQTPSDAGPLVFTTGSDLPSSVQLPVWLARAGADVLRSHPIVAVDRRGMGMSSAVDCRDQFDRQEMRDQAQFEAGDDPVANLADVTQNATTNCTDTIAPGDSAYDNTHAATDIERLRSIWDAPSLALLGIGNGAQVALTYAGSHPDKVSRLILDSPIPLGVGAEAAAEQRVKGEQDALDAFAAQCAAVNCPLGPDPKGAVSALLADARAGHGPAGASVASVANAISTALGFPSGDRVSTTNDLATALANARSGDTNLLTSLINRAESIRGTDGQFINVCSDALNRPTPDRVRQLVVAWAKLYPQFGTVAALNLVKCVHWPSSSPPQPPKSLKVNALLLGAQNDPIVGSEGVAAAAATIINAGAASKRVMWQGIGHGAAIYSSCAVPPLTSYLESGKLPDTDTYCPA from the coding sequence ATGAGCCGGCACACCCTCCTCGCCGCGGCCCTGGTCGCGGCGACGACGTTGGTGTCCGGCTGCGTGCCGGGGCTGGCCGCCAACCCGCGCTTCGCCACCAACTCCGGCGCCCACCCGCAAGGCAAGGCGATGACGACACGTCCGTCCGGCGGCCCCCCGCCGATCGCCGCCCCCAAGAACGACTTGTCCTGGCATGACTGCACCTCGCGGGTGTTCGGCGACGCCGCGGTTCCGGCGGCGCCCGGCGTCAAACTCGACTGTGCGAATTACGACGCCGACCTGGACCCGGTCAACGGCTCGGCGGGAACGCTGACCATCGGCGTGGTTCGCGCGCGATCGGTGCAAACGCCGTCCGACGCCGGCCCGCTGGTGTTCACCACCGGCTCGGATCTGCCGTCGTCGGTGCAACTGCCGGTGTGGCTGGCGCGCGCCGGCGCCGACGTGCTGCGCAGCCACCCGATCGTCGCGGTCGACCGGCGCGGCATGGGCATGTCGAGCGCGGTGGACTGCCGCGACCAGTTCGATCGCCAGGAGATGCGCGACCAGGCGCAGTTCGAGGCCGGCGACGACCCGGTGGCCAACCTGGCCGACGTCACCCAGAACGCCACCACTAACTGCACCGACACCATCGCGCCCGGCGACTCCGCCTACGACAACACGCACGCGGCCACCGACATCGAGCGGCTGCGCAGCATCTGGGATGCGCCGTCGCTGGCGCTGCTCGGGATCGGCAACGGGGCGCAGGTGGCGCTGACCTACGCGGGGTCACACCCCGACAAGGTGTCCCGGCTGATCCTGGACTCCCCGATCCCATTGGGCGTGGGCGCCGAGGCCGCTGCCGAGCAGCGGGTCAAGGGCGAGCAGGACGCCCTCGATGCATTCGCCGCCCAATGCGCGGCGGTGAACTGCCCGCTGGGCCCCGATCCCAAGGGCGCGGTCAGCGCGCTGCTGGCCGACGCGCGCGCCGGCCACGGTCCGGCCGGTGCCTCGGTGGCGTCCGTCGCCAACGCCATCTCGACGGCGCTGGGCTTCCCCAGCGGCGACCGCGTCAGCACCACCAACGACCTGGCCACCGCACTGGCCAACGCCCGATCCGGTGACACGAACCTGCTGACAAGCCTGATCAACCGGGCCGAATCAATCCGCGGCACCGACGGACAGTTCATCAACGTCTGCAGCGACGCGCTCAACCGCCCGACACCGGACCGGGTGCGCCAGCTGGTGGTCGCCTGGGCCAAGCTCTACCCGCAGTTCGGCACCGTCGCCGCGCTCAACTTGGTCAAATGCGTGCACTGGCCGAGCAGCTCGCCGCCGCAGCCGCCGAAGAGCCTCAAGGTCAACGCGCTACTGCTGGGTGCCCAAAACGACCCGATCGTCGGCTCCGAAGGTGTCGCCGCAGCGGCCGCCACGATCATCAACGCGGGCGCGGCCAGCAAGCGAGTGATGTGGCAGGGCATCGGCCACGGCGCGGCCATCTATTCCTCCTGCGCGGTGCCGCCGCTGACTAGTTACTTGGAGAGCGGCAAGCTGCCCGACACCGACACCTACTGTCCCGCCTGA
- the aftC gene encoding arabinofuranan 3-O-arabinosyltransferase: MTALDSLFRPRTSAPSVGTVLRSVLWPAAILAIIHRSVVVTTNGNITDDFKPVYRAVLNFRHGWDIYNEHFDYVDPHYLYPPGGTLIMAPFGYLPFTESRYLFIAANTVAIVLAAYLLLRMFNFTITSVAAPALLLAMFCTESVTNTLVFTNINGCILLLEVLFFRWLLNGREWWAGIAIGLALVVKPVLAPLLLLPLLNRQWRAVVAAIVVPAVFNLAALPLTVHPMDFFTRTVPYMLGVRDYFNSSIEGNGVYFGLPFWLISLLRILFTLLAIGSLWLLYRYYRSRDPRFWLLTSSGVLLLWSWLVLSLAQGYYSMMLFPFLMTVVLPNSVIRNWPAWLGIYGFLTMDRWLLFNWMYVGRPLEYLKITYGWSLLLIVIFCVLYFRYLDAKAENRLDDGIDPAWMRASVDA, encoded by the coding sequence GTGACGGCGCTCGATTCCCTGTTTCGTCCGCGTACCAGCGCGCCCAGCGTCGGTACCGTACTGCGGTCGGTGCTGTGGCCCGCCGCGATTCTGGCGATCATCCACCGCAGCGTCGTGGTGACCACCAACGGCAACATCACCGACGACTTCAAGCCGGTCTACCGGGCGGTGCTGAACTTCCGCCACGGCTGGGACATCTACAACGAGCATTTCGACTACGTCGACCCGCATTACCTCTACCCGCCCGGCGGGACGCTGATCATGGCGCCGTTCGGGTATCTGCCGTTCACCGAGTCGCGGTATCTGTTCATCGCCGCCAACACAGTCGCCATCGTGCTAGCGGCATACCTATTGCTGCGAATGTTCAACTTCACCATCACCTCGGTGGCGGCTCCGGCGCTGCTGCTGGCGATGTTCTGCACCGAGTCGGTGACCAACACGCTGGTGTTCACCAACATCAACGGCTGCATCCTGCTGCTGGAGGTGCTGTTCTTCCGGTGGCTGCTGAACGGCCGTGAGTGGTGGGCCGGCATCGCGATCGGGTTGGCGTTGGTGGTCAAGCCGGTCCTGGCGCCGCTGCTGCTGTTGCCGCTGCTGAATCGCCAGTGGCGGGCGGTGGTCGCCGCGATCGTGGTGCCGGCGGTGTTCAACCTGGCCGCGCTGCCGCTGACCGTTCATCCGATGGACTTCTTCACCCGCACGGTGCCGTACATGCTGGGGGTTCGCGACTACTTCAACAGCTCCATCGAAGGCAACGGCGTGTACTTCGGGTTGCCGTTCTGGCTCATCTCGCTGCTGCGAATCCTGTTCACGCTGTTGGCCATTGGCAGCCTGTGGCTGCTGTACCGCTACTACCGGAGCCGCGATCCCCGGTTTTGGCTGTTGACATCGTCCGGCGTGCTCCTGCTGTGGTCGTGGCTGGTGCTGTCGCTGGCACAGGGCTACTACTCGATGATGCTGTTCCCGTTCCTGATGACGGTGGTCCTGCCGAACTCGGTGATCCGCAACTGGCCGGCGTGGCTGGGCATCTACGGCTTTTTGACGATGGACCGCTGGCTGCTGTTCAACTGGATGTACGTCGGCCGGCCGCTGGAATACCTGAAGATCACCTACGGCTGGTCGCTGCTGCTGATCGTGATCTTCTGCGTGCTGTACTTCCGCTATCTGGACGCCAAGGCCGAAAACCGGCTGGACGACGGGATTGATCCGGCGTGGATGCGCGCTAGCGTGGATGCATGA
- the msrB gene encoding peptide-methionine (R)-S-oxide reductase MsrB — translation MSSPKVQLTDDEWRQKLTPEEFAVLRQAGTEPPFTGEYTDTKTEGVYECRACGAELFRSSEKFESHCGWPSFFDPANSDAVILRSDDSLGMRRTEVLCANCHSHLGHVFEGEGYPTPTDQRYCINSICLRLVPRESATTDASRE, via the coding sequence ATGAGCTCCCCCAAAGTGCAATTGACCGACGACGAATGGCGTCAGAAGCTGACTCCCGAGGAGTTCGCGGTGCTGCGTCAGGCCGGGACCGAGCCGCCGTTCACCGGTGAGTACACCGACACCAAGACCGAAGGCGTGTATGAATGCCGTGCCTGCGGCGCTGAATTGTTCCGCAGCAGCGAGAAGTTCGAATCGCATTGCGGCTGGCCGTCGTTCTTCGACCCGGCGAATTCCGACGCGGTGATCCTGCGGTCAGACGACTCGTTGGGGATGCGTCGCACCGAGGTGTTGTGTGCCAACTGCCACAGCCATTTGGGCCACGTCTTCGAGGGCGAGGGCTATCCCACGCCGACCGATCAGCGCTACTGCATCAACTCGATCTGTTTGCGGTTGGTGCCTCGCGAGAGTGCAACTACCGACGCGTCTCGCGAGTAA
- a CDS encoding class I SAM-dependent methyltransferase has protein sequence MTGPVDPTDPARFEQMYRDERTSHGLPTATPWDIGGPQPVVQQLVALGAIKGEVLDPGTGPGHHSIYYASKGYSATGIDASPAGLERARENARKAGVSVNFELADATKLEGFENRFDTVVDCAFYHTFSSDRELQHSYAQALHRATKPGARLYMFEFGEHNVNGFKMPRSLSEDDFRQVLPSGGWEITYLGPTTYQINMSSETFELMLARNPDMAEQIKPMAERFRIIEPWLTNGRAHAPFWECHATRVD, from the coding sequence ATGACGGGCCCCGTCGACCCCACCGATCCCGCCCGTTTCGAGCAGATGTACCGCGACGAGCGGACGTCGCATGGCCTGCCGACGGCCACGCCGTGGGACATCGGCGGCCCGCAACCGGTCGTGCAGCAACTCGTGGCGCTCGGCGCGATCAAGGGCGAGGTGCTCGACCCGGGCACGGGGCCCGGCCACCATTCGATCTACTACGCGTCAAAAGGCTACTCCGCCACCGGAATTGACGCGTCGCCGGCGGGCCTGGAACGTGCGCGGGAGAACGCGCGCAAGGCGGGCGTGTCGGTGAATTTCGAACTGGCCGACGCCACCAAGCTCGAAGGATTTGAAAACCGTTTCGACACCGTCGTCGACTGCGCGTTCTACCACACCTTCAGCAGCGACCGGGAACTCCAACACTCCTATGCGCAGGCACTGCACCGCGCCACCAAGCCCGGGGCGCGGCTGTACATGTTTGAGTTCGGTGAGCACAACGTCAACGGCTTCAAGATGCCGCGATCGCTGTCGGAAGACGACTTTCGACAGGTATTGCCCAGCGGCGGCTGGGAAATCACGTACCTCGGGCCCACCACCTACCAAATCAACATGAGCAGCGAGACCTTCGAGTTGATGCTCGCGCGCAACCCCGATATGGCCGAGCAGATAAAGCCGATGGCAGAACGGTTTCGGATCATCGAGCCCTGGCTGACCAACGGCCGCGCGCATGCGCCGTTTTGGGAATGCCACGCCACCCGGGTGGACTGA